The following coding sequences lie in one Mus musculus strain C57BL/6J chromosome 11, GRCm38.p6 C57BL/6J genomic window:
- the Znhit3 gene encoding zinc finger HIT domain-containing protein 3 isoform 2 (isoform 2 is encoded by transcript variant 2), giving the protein MEGCVWLCLKFVSLSEQCSSEARPVEKRRAGPPVRSEESKDDDSSVADFLNSDEEEDRVSLQNLKNLGESETLRSLLLNPHLRQLMISLDQGDNKAKLMRACMQEPLFVEFADCCLGIVEPSQKRDS; this is encoded by the exons ATGGAGGGTTGTGTTTGGCTATGCCTGAAATTTGTGTCTCTCTCAGAGCAGTGCAGCTCTGAAGCCCGACCTGTTGAGAAGAGAAGAGCAGGGCCTCCTGTGAGGTCTGAGGAGAGCAAAG ATGATGACTCCTCCGTAGCTGATTTCCTCAACAGTGatgaggaagaagacagagtgTCTCTGCAGAATTTAAAGAATCTAG GTGAATCGGAAACTTTAAGAAGCTTGCTGCTGAACCCACACCTGAGGCAGTTGATGATTAGCCTCGATCAGGGTGACAACAAAGCAAAGCTGATGCGAGCCTGTATGCAGGAGCCCCTTTTCGTGGAGTTTGCAGACTGCTGTTTAGGAATCGTGGAACCATCCCAGAAGAGGGATTCCTAA
- the Znhit3 gene encoding zinc finger HIT domain-containing protein 3 isoform 1 (isoform 1 is encoded by transcript variant 1), with the protein MASLNCRTAVCVVCLEKPKYRCPTCRVPYCSVPCFQKHKEQCSSEARPVEKRRAGPPVRSEESKDDDSSVADFLNSDEEEDRVSLQNLKNLGESETLRSLLLNPHLRQLMISLDQGDNKAKLMRACMQEPLFVEFADCCLGIVEPSQKRDS; encoded by the exons ATGGCGTCGCTGAATTGTAGGACTGCGGTCTGTGTGGTCTGTTTGGAGAAGCCGAAATACCGTTGCCCGACTTGCCGCGTGCCCTA CTGTTCGGTCCCCTGTTTTCAGAAGCACAAAG AGCAGTGCAGCTCTGAAGCCCGACCTGTTGAGAAGAGAAGAGCAGGGCCTCCTGTGAGGTCTGAGGAGAGCAAAG ATGATGACTCCTCCGTAGCTGATTTCCTCAACAGTGatgaggaagaagacagagtgTCTCTGCAGAATTTAAAGAATCTAG GTGAATCGGAAACTTTAAGAAGCTTGCTGCTGAACCCACACCTGAGGCAGTTGATGATTAGCCTCGATCAGGGTGACAACAAAGCAAAGCTGATGCGAGCCTGTATGCAGGAGCCCCTTTTCGTGGAGTTTGCAGACTGCTGTTTAGGAATCGTGGAACCATCCCAGAAGAGGGATTCCTAA